A region from the Camelus ferus isolate YT-003-E chromosome 1, BCGSAC_Cfer_1.0, whole genome shotgun sequence genome encodes:
- the BACH1 gene encoding transcription regulator protein BACH1, translating into MSLSETAVFAYESSVHSAHLLLSLDEQRRKDVLCDVTVVVEGRPFRAHRAVLAACSGYFHSRLAGQGQGQGQEDAGLRITLPEEVTVKGFEPLIQFAYTAKLILSKDNVDEVYKCVEFLGVPDIEESCFQFLKYKFLDSTADQPGCPRKKCFSSSCEKTDFKCSLFDQRDLEIDEVEEFLGNKNVQTPHCKLRGHQGSAKVSPPLQDSASQTCESMCLEKDAALALPSLCPKYRKFQKAFGTDRVRAVESSVKDVQASSVQPNETSESDCLGAIQDCADLQVILKCEDRKLAMEHEETKKKDPASQCPSDKTEATPFPPASADPHGLYTLSLLHTYDQYGDLNFAGVQNKTVLTEKPLSGSDVREEKTFGESQDLHLKSDSGPREDSSSLASSDLSSVEREVAEHLAKGFWSDICSTDSPCQMQLSPAVAKDGSEQIYSQKRSECPWLGIRISESPEPGQRTFTTLSSVNCPFISTLSAEGCSSNLEIGNDDYVSEPQQEPCPYACVISLGDDSETDTEGDSEPCSAREQECEVKLPFNAQRIISLSRNDFQSLLKMHKLTPEQLDCIHDIRRRSKNRIAAQRCRKRKLDCIQNLESEIEKLQNEKESLLKERDHILSTLGETKQNLTGLCQQVCKEAALSPEQIQILAKYSASDCPLSFLISEKGKSPPDGELALPSILSLPEGPVAAGEPGPRLPSAKAKADEAPPEQATPREPCRQGGGISDFCQQMTDKCTTDE; encoded by the exons ATGTCGCTGAGTGAGACCGCGGTGTTCGCGTACGAGTCCTCGGTGCACAGCGCCCACTTGCTGCTCAGCCTGGACGAGCAGCGCCGCAAGGACGTGCTGTGCGACGTCACGGTCGTGGTGGAGGGCCGGCCCTTCCGCGCCCACCGCGCCGTGCTGGCCGCCTGCAGCGGCTACTTCCACTCCAGGCTCgcgggccagggccagggccagggccaggaggaCGCCGGGCTGCGCATCACTCTGCCCgaagag GTGACAGTTAAAGGCTTTGAACCTTTGATTCAGTTTGCCTACACTGCGAAACTGATTTTAAGTAAGGACAATGTGGATGAAGTGTACAAGTGTGTGGAATTTTTAGGTGTACCCGATATTGAGGAatcctgctttcagtttctcaaaTATAAGTTTTTGGACTCCACTGCAGACCAGCCAGGATGcccaagaaaaaaatgcttctcGTCATCctgtgagaaaacagattttaaatgttcCCTTTTTGACCAGAGGGATTTAGAAATTGATGAGGTGGAGGAATtcttgggaaataaaaatgttcagacCCCTCACTGTAAACTCCGTGGGCATCAAGGCAGTGCAAAAGTGTCACCTCCTCTGCAGGACAGTGCCAGTCAAACATGTGAATCCATGTGCTTAGAAAAGGATGCTGCTCTGGCTTTGCCGTCTTTATGCCCCAAATACCGAAAATTCCAAAAAGCTTTCGGAACTGACAGAGTCCGTGCTGTGGAGTCCAGTGTCAAAGACGTTCAGGCTTCTTCTGTTCAGCCAAATGAGACATCTGAAAGTGATTGTCTGGGAGCAATCCAGGACTGTGCAGATCTGcaggtgattttaaaatgtgaagacaGAAAATTAGCAATGGAAcatgaagaaaccaagaaaaaagatCCTGCTTCTCAGTGCCCATCAGACAAAACAGAAGCGACTCCTTTCCCCCCGGCTTCTGCAGACCCTCATGGGCTCTATACTCTGTCTCTCTTACACACGTATGACCAGTATGGTGACTTGAATTTTGCTGGGGTGCAAAACAAGACAGTGTTAACAGAAAAGCCTTTGTCAGGTTCAGATGTTCGAGAGGAGAAAACTTTTGGTGAGAGTCAAGATTTACATCTGAAATCTGACTCTGGCCCCAGGGAAGATAGTAGTAGCCTTGCCTCGAGTGATCTGAGCAGTGTGGAGCGAGAAGTGGCAGAACACCTAGCAAAAGGCTTCTGGAGTGACATTTGCAGCACGGACTCTCCCTGCCAAATGCAGTTATCACCTGCCGTGGCCAAAGATGGCTCAGAACAGATCTACTCCCAGAAACGGTCTGAGTGTCCCTGGTTAGGTATCAGGATCAGTGAGAGCCCAGAACCTGGTCAAAGGACTTTTACAACCTTAAGTTCTGTCAATTGCCCTTTTATAAGTACACTTAGTGCCGAAGGCTGTTCAAGCAATTTGGAAATTGGAAATGATGATTATGTTTCAGAACCTCAGCAGGAACCTTGTCCCTATGCTTGTGTGATTAGCCTGGGAGATGACTCTGAGACGGATACCGAAGGAGACAGTGAACCCTGTTCAGCCAGAGAACAAGAATGTGAG GTAAAACTGCCATTTAATGCGCAACGAATAATTTCACTCTCTCGAAATGATTTTCAATCCTTGTTGAAAATGCACAAGCTAACTCCAGAACAGCTGGATTGCATCCACGATATTCGGAGAAGAAGTAAGAACAGAATTGCTGCGCAGCGCTGTCGCAAGAGAAAACTTGACTGCATACAGAATCTGGAATCAGAAATCGAGAAGCTG CAAAACGAAAAGGAGAGCTTGCTGAAGGAAAGGGATCACATTTTGTCAACTCTGGGCGAGACGAAGCAGAACCTGACCGGACTTTGCCAGCAAGTCTGCAAGGAAGCAGCTCTGAGTCCAGAGCAGATACAGATACTCGCCAAGTACTCGGCCTCCGACTGCccactttcctttttaatttccgAGAAAGGAAAGAGCCCTCCTGATGGGGAGCTTGCGTTGCCGTCGATTCTGAGTTTACCTGAAGGGCCTGTGGCCGCCGGGGAACCAGGCCCTCGCCTCCCCAGCGCCAAGGCCAAGGCCGACGAGGCCCCCCCGGAGCAGGCCACGCCCAGGGAGCCCTGTCGCCAGGGCGGTGGCATCTCGGATTTCTGTCAGCAGATGACCGACAAATGTACTACTGATGAGTAA